A genomic window from Cucumis melo cultivar AY chromosome 8, USDA_Cmelo_AY_1.0, whole genome shotgun sequence includes:
- the LOC103491162 gene encoding protein EARLY RESPONSIVE TO DEHYDRATION 15 — protein MALASVEGSSKLNPNAPLFIPAAYQVEDFSPQWWQLVTTSTWYRDYWLSQHQEESDFYIDGEGEDDFSNDIAEFLPEAFDLDANEELRTMEAEFEEFIQASLNEGYHPEK, from the coding sequence ATGGCTCTAGCATCTGTTGAAGGAAGTTCAAAGCTAAACCCGAACGCCCCGCTTTTCATCCCAGCCGCATACCAGGTGGAGGATTTCTCCCCACAATGGTGGCAACTGGTGACAACCTCGACATGGTACCGTGATTACTGGCTGAGCCAACACCAGGAAGAGAGCGACTTCTACATCGATGGTGAAGGTGAAGATGATTTCAGCAATGACATTGCTGAATTCCTTCCAGAAGCGTTCGATCTCGATGCGAATGAAGAACTCCGTACCATGGAAGCTGAATTCGAGGAGTTCATTCAAGCTTCTCTTAATGAAGGGTATCACCCAGAGAAGTAG